In a genomic window of Magnolia sinica isolate HGM2019 chromosome 14, MsV1, whole genome shotgun sequence:
- the LOC131225144 gene encoding cysteine-tryptophan domain-containing zinc finger protein 7 isoform X1 has translation MLSLGSRDGRKGLGFGVVEEMEETELEEGEACYYQDDDGTNTDPDVELSSLSYIDEKIQDVLGHFQKDFEGGVSAENLGAKFGGYGSFLPTCQRSPSIWSHPRTEQKVQTHTAPKSPNNLPLEGARQNPAIPSSASHSIRHLPTSANTQPGMMGPFTAKRDTRNSVAEGAEEFTPKHDSANKPVSGTDQKKLKVLFKMGSDNVSARKNAAIYSGLGLDISPSSSLEDSPDGSGELSPEFRDLTDESPMTILKTMTSFPVLGESLLSPLLESLLYLTEKEKPLIKDSKSGTTRKSSQETTSMLPDEIPSVKELKGFCEKKIKSVGKNGRPMEVKNANGKDAENDMTDFLKNQIDIETLAGRDLVTHVLKLPLLSCSKDTNEKPEKPIKGDMARGPSRAPDLSKDAYKGVAKDRPFSSDAVKEVILAPVVGQDTGRVSNEGNEFASLKGKLSSKMTSSDKACEEKKASSQKDGNGRGDKTMDAGNSDYDGFKEQKDHSSGFAEPIKQKVAKKAASCEQDGVKMSQEKGGKKKSKGHQSKGRPDVELPKECLRDISSVKPKHKKKSSHTRDSSTKSKSDAVKSHKELNKTIGRECARDSLGNITIEPAENRIDPPEMHFKYKLKDPKVEFEKETGSFAEKSKEKSGGKNVEKPSTLEAYPKAPSATPLTANGPTSNAVPLPVAPFVINENWVCCDRCQKWRLLPFGTDPVSLPKKWLCSMLNWLPGMNKCTISEEETTKALNALYQVPITENQNNPHSRYDGASGMTVADVRHPDQSHEFGSQAMPGGGKKKHGSKDASSALSHSTLTHVPNAIKKTEQASVRSRSLDDVNHYPLESNSGNKAAFQHVNKSNTFAIEKHQHKHKEKHKLSERYSDGGDCIEPSGKHSKNKSKGEVDQDGFRISKKSKTETNEDWHSDHDIAGKAISNLSNGLPKVTCKNPQRHGDYSSSKDSKDDMKETSLAAGKKPKAQVQGSLDGEYKTQSGVADMGKSDKADFAAKKRKLKEWQQSQAHPGTLLGSVSDNMVSVKEETRESELRKEKKARASKSEGKESSTSKTDGRLDKKSRVTKIVLTGSRESLADGMEEERKGGNVHQRANAAPQRAFDGMDSLKRDLGYAQPSTAATSSSSKVSGKSKANFHEVKGSPVESVSSSPLRISNTDRLTNTRRNPLGNDDTTNVGFSVIGSPRRCSDGECDGGSDRSGTIRKEKAASVVQLSSQESQRAVESSMIHAYQGRDANHLSSDKLEDCMLTKVFDGAHSNLSPSEIENINVVNGSADNSDQHNPYLRAMHCKDHDPDPDPDPEKPNNHYHSNGSCQRKSGKGSSSRSKDRHRNSRSDFEKGKVKVSDSFSEQGELYPTKSSGSCRYDPDIDHSPHHEDLWDRKYNLQEKRSVNSSKDEKSCSGKKDSMAKWPSNARRDSQPKFGIHENSDVGSPMLSKQHTDFNSRSGKPVAICSKDGKSNQQQNLPEATVREDERFSNKNNRAEMASGRGRSQLYPPSRDKQERQSQCPPAMPPLIKGSRSDVLPVDASSGDALKVPKQPRKPENQNGGLNSGRHQMPNGIAGRDLDAPSPARKDCRQSTGDAALREAKDLKHSADRLKNGGAGLESTGLYFQAALKFLHGALLLEHCNAESAKHGEMTPSMQVYSDTATLCRFCAQEYERCKEMAAAALAYKCMEVAYMRVIYFRQFIASKDRHELHAALQAIPPGESPSSSASDVDNLNNQAALDKVALGKGVNSPQVAGSHVIPARNRSKYERMLNLVQDVTSAMEASSKSQNAFAAANASSEEARHGSEGIQSVRRVLDFNFHDVEGLLHHVRLAMEAISC, from the exons ATGCTGTCTTTGGGAAGTAGAGATGGGAGGAAGGGGTTAGGATTTGGCGTTGTAGAAGAGATGGAAGAGACTGAGCTAGAAGAAGGGGAAGCCTGTTATTATCAAGACGATGACGGCACAAACACTGACCCTGACGTGGAGCTCTCTTCGCTCTCTTACATT GATGAAAAAATTCAAGATGTATTGGGTCACTTTCAAAAAGATTTTGAGGGTGGGGTTTCCGCAGAGAATTTGG GGGCGAAGTTTGGCGGGTATGGATCGTTTTTACCTACATGTCAGCGTTCCCCTTCCATTTGGTCTCATCCTAGGACTGAACAGAAGGTGCAGACCCATACCGCTCCGAAATCTCCTAACAACCTGCCATTGGAG GGTGCACGGCAGAACCCTGCAATTCCATCGAGTGCATCCCACTCCATCAGGCATCTTCCTACTTCTGCTAATACGCAGCCTGGTATGATGGGGCCATTCACCGCCAAAAGAGATACACGTAATTCTGTTGCTGAAGGTGCTGAGGAATTTACTCCCAAGCATGATTCTGCGAATAAACCCGTCAGTGGAACTGATCAAAAGAAGCTCAAGGTTCTTTTTAAGATGGGTTCTGATAACGTTTCAGCTAGAAAAAATGCTGCAATTTACAGCGGTCTGGGCCTTGatatttctccatcttcatcgCTCGAGGACAGCCCTGATGGGAGTGGTGAGTTGTCTCCTGAATTTCGAGACTTGACTGATGAATCTCCCATGACCATACTTAAG ACTATGACATCTTTTCCGGTTCTTGGGGAGTCTTTGCTTTCACCTCTTCTTGAAAGTCTGCTATACTTGACTGAAAAGGAAAAGCCTCTTATAAAAGACAGTAAATCTGGGACTACCCGCAAGAGTAGCCAAGAAACTACTTCCATGTTGCCTGATGAGATTCCATCTGTAAAGGAATTGAAAGGGTTTTGcgaaaagaaaataaagtctGTTGGGAAAAATGGGAGGCCCATGGAAGTGAAGAATGCAAATGGCAAGGATGCAGAAAATGACATGACTGATTTCTTGAAGAATCAGATAGACATTGAGACCCTAGCAGGCAGAGATCTTGTTACGCATGTCTTGAAGCTTCCGTTACTGTCATGTTCAAAAGACACTAATGAAAAACCAGAAAAACCCATTAAGGGTGACATGGCAAGGGGTCCTAGTAGGGCGCCCGATCTTTCTAAGGATGCCTATAAGGGAGTAGCAAAGGACAGACCCTTCTCATCTGATGCAGTGAAGGAGGTGATCTTGGCGCCAGTGGTTGGCCAGGACACTGGTCGGGTTAGCAATGAAGGAAATGAGTTCGCGTCTCTAAAAGGGAAGCTCAGTTCAAAGATGACTTCCTCAGACAAGGCATGTGAAGAGAAAAAAGCAAGTAGTCAAAAGGACGGCAATGGCAGAGGTGACAAAACCATGGATGCAGGTAATTCTGACTATGATGGATTTAAGGAGCAAAAAGATCACAGCAGTGGATTTGCAGAGCCCATCAAACAAAAGGTTGCTAAAAAAGCTGCATCGTGTGAGCAAGATGGAGTAAAGATGTCACAAGAGAAGGGGGGCAAGAAGAAATCGAAGGGACACCAAAGCAAGGGCAGACCTGATGTGGAGCTTCCAAAAGAATGCCTGAGGGACATTTCTTCTGTGAAGCCAAAACATAAGAAGAAGAGCTCGCACACAAGAGATTCCTCGACCAAAAGTAAGAGTGATGCTGTAAAATCACATAAGGAGTTGAATAAGACCATTGGAAGAGAATGTGCCAGAGATTCCTTGGGGAATATAACAATTGAGCCAGCAGAGAACAGAATAGATCCTCCAGAAATGCATTTTAAATATAAGCTGAAGGACCCAAAAGTCGAGTTTGAGAAGGAAACTGGTTCATttgctgaaaagtctaaggagaAATCAGGTGGTAAAAATGTCGAAAAGCCATCAACATTGGAGGCATATCCAAAGGCTCCCTCTGCTACTCCTTTAACAGCAAATGGGCCAACTTCTAATGCAGTTCCTCTGCCGGTAGCTCCTTTTGTTATAAACGAGAATTGGGTTTGTTGCGACCGGTGTCAGAAGTGGCGACTCTTACCATTTGGAACAGATCCTGTCAGCCTTCCCAAGAAGTGGCTATGTAGCATGCTTAACTGGCT GCCTGGAATGAACAAGTGTACCATCAGCGAAGAAGAGACTACAAAAGCTTTGAATGCATTGTATCAAGTCCCCATCACCGAGAATCAAAATAATCCTCATAGTCGGTATGATGGAGCATCAGGCATGACAGTTGCTGATGTTCGGCATCCTGATCAAAGTCATGAATTCGGTTCACAGGCCATGCCTGGTGGTGGAAAGAAAAAACATGGATCAAAGGATGCATCAAGTGCACTTAGCCACTCAACTCTGACACACGTTCCAAACGCTATAAAAAAGACTGAACAGGCCTCTGTCAGGAGTAGAAGTCTAGATGATGTAAATCACTATCCTTTGGAATCCAACTCGGGAAACAAAGCTGCCTTTCAGCATGTGAATAAGTCAAACACCTTTGCTATTGAAAAACACCAACATAAACATAAAGAAAAGCACAAATTGTCGGAGCGCTATTCAGATGGAG GTGATTGTATTGAACCAAGCGGCAAACACTCAAAAAATAAAAGCAAGGGAGAGGTTGATCAAGATGGTTTTAGGATTTCTAAGAAAAGTAAGACAGAAACCAATGAAGATTGGCACTCTGACCACGACATAGCAGGAAAGGCGATTTCGAACTTGAGTAATGGTTTGCCGAAGGTAACTTGCAAGAATCCTCAGCGACATGGCGATTACTCTTCTTCTAAGGACTCAAAGGATGATATGAAGGAGACCTCGCTAGCTGCTGGGAAGAAGCCAAAAGCCCAAGTCCAGGGTTCCCTGGATGGTGAATACAAAACCCAGTCTGGAGTTGCGGATATGGGAAAATCCGATAAAGCAGATTTTGCTGCAAAAAAGAGGAAGTTAAAGGAATGGCAACAGAGTCAAGCTCATCCAGGGACCCTCCTGGGTAGTGTGTCCGACAACATGGTTTCAGTGAAAGAGGAAACCCGCGAAAGCGAGCTTCGGAAGGAAAAGAAGGCCAGAGCATCAAAATCTGAGGGGAAGGAGTCCAGTACGAGTAAGACAGATGGTAGACTGGACAAAAAAAGTAGAGTGACCAAAATCGTGCTAACTGGCAGCAGAGAGTCCCTAGCTGATGGTATGGAAGAGGAAAGAAAAGGTGGTAATGTGCACCAACGAGCGAATGCTGCACCTCAACGGGCCTTTGATGGTATGGATTCATTGAAAAGGGATTTGGGCTATGCACAGCCTTCTACGGCAGCTACTTCGAGCTCTTCGAAGGTGTCAGGCAAAAGCAAAGCCAACTTCCACGAAGTGAAAGGTTCTCCTGTAGAGTCTGTTTCTTCATCTCCTTTGAGGATTTCTAATACAGACAGGCTTACAAACACAAGAAGGAACCCCTTAGGAAACGACGATACAACGAATGTGGGTTTCTCTGTTATAGGCAGCCCAAGAAGATGTTCCGATGGTGAATGTGATGGTGGAAGCGACCGATCAGGCACAATCAGGAAGGAGAAAGCTGCCTCTGTTGTCCAGCTCAGTTCCCAGGAGAGTCAAAGGGCTGTGGAGTCTTCGATGATTCATGCTTATCAAGGTAGGGATGCTAATCATTTATCTAGTGACAAACTCGAAGACTGTATGCTTACAAAGGTGTTTGATGGTGCACATAGCAATCTGTCTCCTTCTGAAATTGAAAACATCAATGTGGTGAATGGCAGTGCTGACAATTCCGACCAACATAACCCATATCTCCGTGCAATGCACTGTAAGGATCATGACCCTGACCCTGACCCTGACCCTGAAAAACCGAACAATCATTACCACAGTAATGGGTCTTGTCAGCGGAAATCAGGTAAAGGGTCTTCTTCGCGATCGAAGGACAGACACCGAAATTCGAGATCTGATTTCGAGAAAGGTAAGGTCAAGGTTTCTGATTCTTTTAGCGAGCAGGGTGAACTATATCCTACAAAGAGTTCTGGCAGCTGCCGCTATGACCCTGACATTGATCATTCACCGCATCATGAGGATCTGTGGGACAGAAAATACAATCTTCAGGAAAAACGGAGCGTGAACTCCAGTAAGGATGAGAAGAGTTGCTCAGGTAAGAAAGACTCCATGGCAAAATGGCCAAGCAACGCGAGAAGAGATAGTCAGCCAAAATTTGGGATACATGAAAATTCAGATGTGGGTTCTCCAATGCTGTCTAAACAGCACACAGATTTCAACTCCAGAAGTGGAAAGCCGGTTGCTATTTGCAGCAAGGATGGGAAGTCTAATCAACAACAAAACCTACCAGAGGCAACGGTTCGTGAAGATGAAAGGTTCTCAAATAAAAATAATCGAGCGGAAATGGCGTCCGGGAGAGGAAGGTCGCAATTATACCCACCATCCCGAGATAAACAAGAAAGGCAAAGTCAATGTCCCCCAGCTATGCCCCCACTCATTAAGGGAAGCAGGTCAGATGTATTGCCTGTCGATGCCTCTAGTGGTGATGCATTGAAGGTGCCAAAACAGCCAAGAAAGCCCGAGAACCAGAATGGAGGACTCAATAGTGGTAGGCACCAGATGCCTAATGGGATTGCAGGCAGGGATCTTGATGCCCCAAGTCCTGCTAGAAAGGATTGCCGTCAGTCCACTGGAGATGCTGCCCTAAGAGAAGCTAAGGATCTAAAACACTCTGCCGATCGCCTAAAG AATGGAGGCGCAGGCCTTGAAAGTACTGGCTTATATTTTCAAGCAGCCTTGAAGTTTCTTCACGGGGCTTTACTTTTAGAGCATTGCAATGCTGAGAGTGCCAAACATGGGGAAATGACTCCGTCAATGCAAGTGTATTCAGATACTGCAACGCTCTGCCG ATTTTGTGCCCAAGAATATGAGAGATGCAAGGAGATGGCTGCTGCAGCTCTAGCGTACAAGTGCATGGAAGTGGCGTATATGAGGGTGATTTATTTTAGACAATTCATTGCCAGTAAAGACCGACATGAGCTGCATGCAGCCCTACAAGCAATTCCACCAG GCGAGTCACCATCATCGTCTGCCTCAGATGTGGACAACCTAAACAATCAAGCTGCTTTAGACAAGGTTGCTTTGGGCAAGGGTGTTAATTCTCCTCAAGTTGCTGGCAGCCATGTTATACCTGCCCGCAATCGTAGCAAGTATGAGCGGATGCTCAATTTG
- the LOC131225144 gene encoding cysteine-tryptophan domain-containing zinc finger protein 7 isoform X2 has product MLSLGSRDGRKGLGFGVVEEMEETELEEGEACYYQDDDGTNTDPDVELSSLSYIDEKIQDVLGHFQKDFEGGVSAENLGAKFGGYGSFLPTCQRSPSIWSHPRTEQKVQTHTAPKSPNNLPLEGARQNPAIPSSASHSIRHLPTSANTQPGMMGPFTAKRDTRNSVAEGAEEFTPKHDSANKPVSGTDQKKLKVLFKMGSDNVSARKNAAIYSGLGLDISPSSSLEDSPDGSGELSPEFRDLTDESPMTILKTMTSFPVLGESLLSPLLESLLYLTEKEKPLIKDSKSGTTRKSSQETTSMLPDEIPSVKELKGFCEKKIKSVGKNGRPMEVKNANGKDAENDMTDFLKNQIDIETLAGRDLVTHVLKLPLLSCSKDTNEKPEKPIKGDMARGPSRAPDLSKDAYKGVAKDRPFSSDAVKEVILAPVVGQDTGRVSNEGNEFASLKGKLSSKMTSSDKACEEKKASSQKDGNGRGDKTMDAGNSDYDGFKEQKDHSSGFAEPIKQKVAKKAASCEQDGVKMSQEKGGKKKSKGHQSKGRPDVELPKECLRDISSVKPKHKKKSSHTRDSSTKSKSDAVKSHKELNKTIGRECARDSLGNITIEPAENRIDPPEMHFKYKLKDPKVEFEKETGSFAEKSKEKSGGKNVEKPSTLEAYPKAPSATPLTANGPTSNAVPLPVAPFVINENWVCCDRCQKWRLLPFGTDPVSLPKKWLCSMLNWLPGMNKCTISEEETTKALNALYQVPITENQNNPHSRYDGASGMTVADVRHPDQSHEFGSQAMPGGGKKKHGSKDASSALSHSTLTHVPNAIKKTEQASVRSRSLDDVNHYPLESNSGNKAAFQHVNKSNTFAIEKHQHKHKEKHKLSERYSDGGDCIEPSGKHSKNKSKGEVDQDGFRISKKSKTETNEDWHSDHDIAGKAISNLSNGLPKVTCKNPQRHGDYSSSKDSKDDMKETSLAAGKKPKAQVQGSLDGEYKTQSGVADMGKSDKADFAAKKRKLKEWQQSQAHPGTLLGSVSDNMVSVKEETRESELRKEKKARASKSEGKESSTSKTDGRLDKKSRVTKIVLTGSRESLADGMEEERKGGNVHQRANAAPQRAFDGMDSLKRDLGYAQPSTAATSSSSKVSGKSKANFHEVKGSPVESVSSSPLRISNTDRLTNTRRNPLGNDDTTNVGFSVIGSPRRCSDGECDGGSDRSGTIRKEKAASVVQLSSQESQRAVESSMIHAYQGRDANHLSSDKLEDCMLTKVFDGAHSNLSPSEIENINVVNGSADNSDQHNPYLRAMHCKDHDPDPDPDPEKPNNHYHSNGSCQRKSGKGSSSRSKDRHRNSRSDFEKGKVKVSDSFSEQGELYPTKSSGSCRYDPDIDHSPHHEDLWDRKYNLQEKRSVNSSKDEKSCSGKKDSMAKWPSNARRDSQPKFGIHENSDVGSPMLSKQHTDFNSRSGKPVAICSKDGKSNQQQNLPEATVREDERFSNKNNRAEMASGRGRSQLYPPSRDKQERQSQCPPAMPPLIKGSRSDVLPVDASSGDALKVPKQPRKPENQNGGLNSGRHQMPNGIAGRDLDAPSPARKDCRQSTGDAALREAKDLKHSADRLKNGGAGLESTGLYFQAALKFLHGALLLEHCNAESAKHGEMTPSMQVYSDTATLCRFCAQEYERCKEMAAAALAYKCMEVAYMRVIYFRQFIASKDRHELHAALQAIPPGFTCPLQFTLWLLLLRI; this is encoded by the exons ATGCTGTCTTTGGGAAGTAGAGATGGGAGGAAGGGGTTAGGATTTGGCGTTGTAGAAGAGATGGAAGAGACTGAGCTAGAAGAAGGGGAAGCCTGTTATTATCAAGACGATGACGGCACAAACACTGACCCTGACGTGGAGCTCTCTTCGCTCTCTTACATT GATGAAAAAATTCAAGATGTATTGGGTCACTTTCAAAAAGATTTTGAGGGTGGGGTTTCCGCAGAGAATTTGG GGGCGAAGTTTGGCGGGTATGGATCGTTTTTACCTACATGTCAGCGTTCCCCTTCCATTTGGTCTCATCCTAGGACTGAACAGAAGGTGCAGACCCATACCGCTCCGAAATCTCCTAACAACCTGCCATTGGAG GGTGCACGGCAGAACCCTGCAATTCCATCGAGTGCATCCCACTCCATCAGGCATCTTCCTACTTCTGCTAATACGCAGCCTGGTATGATGGGGCCATTCACCGCCAAAAGAGATACACGTAATTCTGTTGCTGAAGGTGCTGAGGAATTTACTCCCAAGCATGATTCTGCGAATAAACCCGTCAGTGGAACTGATCAAAAGAAGCTCAAGGTTCTTTTTAAGATGGGTTCTGATAACGTTTCAGCTAGAAAAAATGCTGCAATTTACAGCGGTCTGGGCCTTGatatttctccatcttcatcgCTCGAGGACAGCCCTGATGGGAGTGGTGAGTTGTCTCCTGAATTTCGAGACTTGACTGATGAATCTCCCATGACCATACTTAAG ACTATGACATCTTTTCCGGTTCTTGGGGAGTCTTTGCTTTCACCTCTTCTTGAAAGTCTGCTATACTTGACTGAAAAGGAAAAGCCTCTTATAAAAGACAGTAAATCTGGGACTACCCGCAAGAGTAGCCAAGAAACTACTTCCATGTTGCCTGATGAGATTCCATCTGTAAAGGAATTGAAAGGGTTTTGcgaaaagaaaataaagtctGTTGGGAAAAATGGGAGGCCCATGGAAGTGAAGAATGCAAATGGCAAGGATGCAGAAAATGACATGACTGATTTCTTGAAGAATCAGATAGACATTGAGACCCTAGCAGGCAGAGATCTTGTTACGCATGTCTTGAAGCTTCCGTTACTGTCATGTTCAAAAGACACTAATGAAAAACCAGAAAAACCCATTAAGGGTGACATGGCAAGGGGTCCTAGTAGGGCGCCCGATCTTTCTAAGGATGCCTATAAGGGAGTAGCAAAGGACAGACCCTTCTCATCTGATGCAGTGAAGGAGGTGATCTTGGCGCCAGTGGTTGGCCAGGACACTGGTCGGGTTAGCAATGAAGGAAATGAGTTCGCGTCTCTAAAAGGGAAGCTCAGTTCAAAGATGACTTCCTCAGACAAGGCATGTGAAGAGAAAAAAGCAAGTAGTCAAAAGGACGGCAATGGCAGAGGTGACAAAACCATGGATGCAGGTAATTCTGACTATGATGGATTTAAGGAGCAAAAAGATCACAGCAGTGGATTTGCAGAGCCCATCAAACAAAAGGTTGCTAAAAAAGCTGCATCGTGTGAGCAAGATGGAGTAAAGATGTCACAAGAGAAGGGGGGCAAGAAGAAATCGAAGGGACACCAAAGCAAGGGCAGACCTGATGTGGAGCTTCCAAAAGAATGCCTGAGGGACATTTCTTCTGTGAAGCCAAAACATAAGAAGAAGAGCTCGCACACAAGAGATTCCTCGACCAAAAGTAAGAGTGATGCTGTAAAATCACATAAGGAGTTGAATAAGACCATTGGAAGAGAATGTGCCAGAGATTCCTTGGGGAATATAACAATTGAGCCAGCAGAGAACAGAATAGATCCTCCAGAAATGCATTTTAAATATAAGCTGAAGGACCCAAAAGTCGAGTTTGAGAAGGAAACTGGTTCATttgctgaaaagtctaaggagaAATCAGGTGGTAAAAATGTCGAAAAGCCATCAACATTGGAGGCATATCCAAAGGCTCCCTCTGCTACTCCTTTAACAGCAAATGGGCCAACTTCTAATGCAGTTCCTCTGCCGGTAGCTCCTTTTGTTATAAACGAGAATTGGGTTTGTTGCGACCGGTGTCAGAAGTGGCGACTCTTACCATTTGGAACAGATCCTGTCAGCCTTCCCAAGAAGTGGCTATGTAGCATGCTTAACTGGCT GCCTGGAATGAACAAGTGTACCATCAGCGAAGAAGAGACTACAAAAGCTTTGAATGCATTGTATCAAGTCCCCATCACCGAGAATCAAAATAATCCTCATAGTCGGTATGATGGAGCATCAGGCATGACAGTTGCTGATGTTCGGCATCCTGATCAAAGTCATGAATTCGGTTCACAGGCCATGCCTGGTGGTGGAAAGAAAAAACATGGATCAAAGGATGCATCAAGTGCACTTAGCCACTCAACTCTGACACACGTTCCAAACGCTATAAAAAAGACTGAACAGGCCTCTGTCAGGAGTAGAAGTCTAGATGATGTAAATCACTATCCTTTGGAATCCAACTCGGGAAACAAAGCTGCCTTTCAGCATGTGAATAAGTCAAACACCTTTGCTATTGAAAAACACCAACATAAACATAAAGAAAAGCACAAATTGTCGGAGCGCTATTCAGATGGAG GTGATTGTATTGAACCAAGCGGCAAACACTCAAAAAATAAAAGCAAGGGAGAGGTTGATCAAGATGGTTTTAGGATTTCTAAGAAAAGTAAGACAGAAACCAATGAAGATTGGCACTCTGACCACGACATAGCAGGAAAGGCGATTTCGAACTTGAGTAATGGTTTGCCGAAGGTAACTTGCAAGAATCCTCAGCGACATGGCGATTACTCTTCTTCTAAGGACTCAAAGGATGATATGAAGGAGACCTCGCTAGCTGCTGGGAAGAAGCCAAAAGCCCAAGTCCAGGGTTCCCTGGATGGTGAATACAAAACCCAGTCTGGAGTTGCGGATATGGGAAAATCCGATAAAGCAGATTTTGCTGCAAAAAAGAGGAAGTTAAAGGAATGGCAACAGAGTCAAGCTCATCCAGGGACCCTCCTGGGTAGTGTGTCCGACAACATGGTTTCAGTGAAAGAGGAAACCCGCGAAAGCGAGCTTCGGAAGGAAAAGAAGGCCAGAGCATCAAAATCTGAGGGGAAGGAGTCCAGTACGAGTAAGACAGATGGTAGACTGGACAAAAAAAGTAGAGTGACCAAAATCGTGCTAACTGGCAGCAGAGAGTCCCTAGCTGATGGTATGGAAGAGGAAAGAAAAGGTGGTAATGTGCACCAACGAGCGAATGCTGCACCTCAACGGGCCTTTGATGGTATGGATTCATTGAAAAGGGATTTGGGCTATGCACAGCCTTCTACGGCAGCTACTTCGAGCTCTTCGAAGGTGTCAGGCAAAAGCAAAGCCAACTTCCACGAAGTGAAAGGTTCTCCTGTAGAGTCTGTTTCTTCATCTCCTTTGAGGATTTCTAATACAGACAGGCTTACAAACACAAGAAGGAACCCCTTAGGAAACGACGATACAACGAATGTGGGTTTCTCTGTTATAGGCAGCCCAAGAAGATGTTCCGATGGTGAATGTGATGGTGGAAGCGACCGATCAGGCACAATCAGGAAGGAGAAAGCTGCCTCTGTTGTCCAGCTCAGTTCCCAGGAGAGTCAAAGGGCTGTGGAGTCTTCGATGATTCATGCTTATCAAGGTAGGGATGCTAATCATTTATCTAGTGACAAACTCGAAGACTGTATGCTTACAAAGGTGTTTGATGGTGCACATAGCAATCTGTCTCCTTCTGAAATTGAAAACATCAATGTGGTGAATGGCAGTGCTGACAATTCCGACCAACATAACCCATATCTCCGTGCAATGCACTGTAAGGATCATGACCCTGACCCTGACCCTGACCCTGAAAAACCGAACAATCATTACCACAGTAATGGGTCTTGTCAGCGGAAATCAGGTAAAGGGTCTTCTTCGCGATCGAAGGACAGACACCGAAATTCGAGATCTGATTTCGAGAAAGGTAAGGTCAAGGTTTCTGATTCTTTTAGCGAGCAGGGTGAACTATATCCTACAAAGAGTTCTGGCAGCTGCCGCTATGACCCTGACATTGATCATTCACCGCATCATGAGGATCTGTGGGACAGAAAATACAATCTTCAGGAAAAACGGAGCGTGAACTCCAGTAAGGATGAGAAGAGTTGCTCAGGTAAGAAAGACTCCATGGCAAAATGGCCAAGCAACGCGAGAAGAGATAGTCAGCCAAAATTTGGGATACATGAAAATTCAGATGTGGGTTCTCCAATGCTGTCTAAACAGCACACAGATTTCAACTCCAGAAGTGGAAAGCCGGTTGCTATTTGCAGCAAGGATGGGAAGTCTAATCAACAACAAAACCTACCAGAGGCAACGGTTCGTGAAGATGAAAGGTTCTCAAATAAAAATAATCGAGCGGAAATGGCGTCCGGGAGAGGAAGGTCGCAATTATACCCACCATCCCGAGATAAACAAGAAAGGCAAAGTCAATGTCCCCCAGCTATGCCCCCACTCATTAAGGGAAGCAGGTCAGATGTATTGCCTGTCGATGCCTCTAGTGGTGATGCATTGAAGGTGCCAAAACAGCCAAGAAAGCCCGAGAACCAGAATGGAGGACTCAATAGTGGTAGGCACCAGATGCCTAATGGGATTGCAGGCAGGGATCTTGATGCCCCAAGTCCTGCTAGAAAGGATTGCCGTCAGTCCACTGGAGATGCTGCCCTAAGAGAAGCTAAGGATCTAAAACACTCTGCCGATCGCCTAAAG AATGGAGGCGCAGGCCTTGAAAGTACTGGCTTATATTTTCAAGCAGCCTTGAAGTTTCTTCACGGGGCTTTACTTTTAGAGCATTGCAATGCTGAGAGTGCCAAACATGGGGAAATGACTCCGTCAATGCAAGTGTATTCAGATACTGCAACGCTCTGCCG ATTTTGTGCCCAAGAATATGAGAGATGCAAGGAGATGGCTGCTGCAGCTCTAGCGTACAAGTGCATGGAAGTGGCGTATATGAGGGTGATTTATTTTAGACAATTCATTGCCAGTAAAGACCGACATGAGCTGCATGCAGCCCTACAAGCAATTCCACCAG GATTCACATGCCCTCTGCAATTTACTCTGTGGTTATTGTTGTTGCGGATTTGA